A region of Salinibacter sp. 10B DNA encodes the following proteins:
- a CDS encoding ABC transporter ATP-binding protein, which produces MDAPFLDVQNLVKEYDTGGADPLTVLDGLSMTVEPGEIVAVVGESGTGKSTLLHLLGALDRPTSGTVHFQGQDLFAKNDDDLAAFRNRTVGFVFQFHHLLPEFTALENVAMPALIQHRSLADVRGRALDLLGLLGMADRAEHQPSALSGGEKQRVAVARALMNEPALVLMDEPTGNLDARTAEPLHREIERLSREMKQTFVLATHNPSLASIAGRVLRLEHGGLHEAGPEDESALTEGAAEADQAT; this is translated from the coding sequence GTGGATGCCCCATTTCTCGACGTTCAGAACCTAGTAAAGGAGTACGACACCGGTGGGGCCGATCCCTTAACGGTGCTCGACGGCCTCTCGATGACCGTGGAGCCGGGCGAGATTGTGGCTGTGGTGGGCGAGAGTGGGACGGGAAAGTCGACCTTATTGCATCTGTTGGGCGCACTGGATCGGCCCACCTCCGGCACAGTGCATTTTCAAGGACAGGATCTTTTCGCGAAGAACGACGACGACCTTGCCGCCTTTCGAAATCGGACGGTTGGGTTTGTCTTTCAGTTTCACCATCTCCTTCCCGAGTTCACCGCTCTTGAGAATGTGGCGATGCCGGCCCTCATCCAGCATCGGTCCTTGGCCGATGTTCGAGGACGAGCGCTCGACTTGTTGGGGCTGCTGGGAATGGCCGATCGGGCCGAGCACCAACCCAGCGCGCTGTCGGGCGGAGAGAAGCAACGGGTGGCCGTGGCCCGTGCTCTCATGAACGAGCCCGCTCTTGTGTTGATGGACGAGCCGACTGGCAACCTTGACGCCCGGACGGCCGAGCCGTTGCACCGGGAGATTGAGCGGTTAAGCCGAGAGATGAAACAGACCTTCGTCTTGGCCACCCACAATCCGTCGCTCGCATCCATTGCGGGACGGGTCCTTCGTCTGGAGCACGGGGGGCTTCACGAGGCAGGGCCGGAAGACGAGAGTGCCCTAACGGAGGGAGCGGCGGAAGCAGACCAGGCGACGTGA